In Lytechinus variegatus isolate NC3 chromosome 12, Lvar_3.0, whole genome shotgun sequence, a single window of DNA contains:
- the LOC121425487 gene encoding nuclear receptor-binding factor 2-like yields MHPIPKSKIILPMDPDSPLNRAHQCERKAERMINNGHHDAALHCYQSASEYIVKAMEKTKDAGALHSLRLQKENYDKMPNLVNKRRQLDEKKMNLENVQLAVPKPDKNGVAEKPSEVDEEKADDVDGGQENDDEGCLKSMEPVSCRMPGVLQAKEEEGRGRTDSFESLPSVASEDTDSLLQCLNEHSELDRKDLRTFYRPTKVLQALREFGSGTAKPSLKVHSPHQQQQAWRKMEVDDKVLLEELSIKTMEMRNHVVNLLEQMERCQQENDHLKNKVKELQQELETQKSQCRVQQSVHPPTDFRNEFSVPFSLLAPSENGVSDLNSTPGIIIPQTPPALAPLEMPNFDDQ; encoded by the exons GCTCATCAGTGTGAGCGGAAAGCAGAGAGAATGATAAATAATGGACATCATGATGCCGCTCTACACTGCTATCAAAGTGCATCTG AGTATATTGTGAAAGCCATGGAGAAAACCAAAGATGCAGGTGCTCTTCATTCTCTGAGACTCCAGAAAGAAAACTATGACAAGATGCCAAATCTTGTCAACAAGAGGAGACAACTTGATGAGAAGAAAATGAATCTAGAGAATGTTCAACTTGCTGTACCAAAGCCTGACAAGAACGGAGTTGCAGAAAAGCCGAGTGAGGTGGACGAAGAGAAAGCAGACGATGTTGATGGAGGGCAGGAAAATGATGATGAGGGTTGCTTGAAGAGCATGGAGCCAGTGTCCTGCAGAATGCCAGGGGTTCTACAGGCAAAGGAAGAAGAAGGTAGAGGTAGAACTGATAGCTTTGAGTCTCTCCCATCTGTAGCATCAGAAGACACTGATTCTTTGCTGCAGTGTTTGAACGAGCACTCTGAACTTGATAGGAAAGACTTGAGGACTTTTTACCGTCCTACAAAGGTTCTTCAAGCCTTAAGAGAGTTCGGTAGTGGGACTGCCAAACCAAGTCTGAAAGTGCATTCTCCACACCAGCAACAGCAAGCATGGAGAAAGATGGAGGTAGATGACAAAGTGCTTTTGGAGGAACTCTCAATAAAGACCATGGAGATGAGGAATCATGTGGTGAATCTATTGGAACAGATGGAGCGGTGTCAGCAGGAGAATGACCACTTGAAGAACAAGGTCAAGGAACTCCAGCAGGAACTTGAAACACAGAAAAGTCAGTGTAGAGTACAGCAGTCAGTCCACCCTCCAACAGACTTCCGCAATGAGTTCAGTGTTCCTTTCAGCCTATTAGCACCCTCTGAAAATGGAGTGTCAGATTTAAATTCAACACCAGGGATAATCATTCCACAGACTCCACCTGCTCTTGCTCCACTAGAAATGCCAAACTTTGATGATCAGTGA